Proteins from a genomic interval of Candidatus Sericytochromatia bacterium:
- a CDS encoding LptF/LptG family permease, producing the protein MTLLERSLLLELAAPFLLGVAAFTGILLSSTVLFPLVTEVVRHGVAGWQVLEIVLLRLPETAFYTFPMSTLLASLLAYGRLAGDGELTAWRGLGLSPWRLLRPALSFALVVAVATIALNEGVVPVAAWQAKGLLLAATHRSPLPRAQEHLFFPEREGGQLKRYFYARRFDGRAMADVVLQEFEAGRLVRIVQAQVAEPLAAGWRFQQGVVHQVDALGEFRYTLRFTEQQVELGTDLLAMALENRQPLEMNARELAEHTARLRRAGVGERELGELDVLRHQRLAIPCAALVFALLGAGVGIRPSPAGATMGLGISILLIFAYYVLMFLGMAGGQLGWLAPWFAAWLPNLAAGALGAWRVGRWVARVP; encoded by the coding sequence TCTTTTGCTTGAACTGGCGGCTCCCTTTTTGCTGGGAGTGGCCGCATTCACGGGGATTCTGCTTTCCTCGACGGTGCTCTTCCCCCTGGTCACGGAGGTGGTTCGCCACGGGGTTGCGGGCTGGCAGGTGCTCGAGATCGTCCTGCTGCGTCTTCCCGAAACGGCTTTTTACACGTTTCCGATGTCGACCTTGCTGGCCAGCTTGCTGGCTTACGGTCGTCTGGCTGGTGACGGAGAATTGACTGCCTGGCGTGGGCTGGGCCTCTCGCCCTGGCGACTGCTGAGACCGGCGCTCTCATTCGCCCTCGTCGTCGCGGTGGCGACGATCGCCCTGAACGAGGGCGTGGTGCCCGTTGCTGCCTGGCAAGCCAAGGGCTTATTGCTGGCGGCCACCCACCGCAGCCCACTGCCCCGGGCGCAAGAGCACCTCTTCTTCCCCGAGCGAGAGGGGGGACAGCTCAAACGCTATTTCTACGCTCGCCGCTTCGATGGACGGGCCATGGCCGACGTGGTCTTGCAGGAATTCGAGGCGGGTCGTCTGGTCCGAATCGTTCAAGCACAAGTCGCCGAGCCCCTTGCGGCTGGCTGGCGCTTCCAGCAGGGGGTGGTGCATCAGGTGGATGCCCTGGGCGAGTTCCGCTACACGTTGCGCTTCACCGAACAGCAGGTGGAACTCGGCACGGATCTGCTTGCGATGGCGTTGGAGAACCGACAGCCGCTCGAGATGAACGCTCGGGAACTGGCCGAGCATACCGCCCGTCTGCGGCGAGCGGGCGTCGGTGAACGCGAACTGGGAGAGTTGGACGTGCTTCGCCACCAACGCCTGGCCATTCCCTGTGCCGCCCTGGTTTTCGCGCTGCTGGGGGCCGGCGTGGGCATTCGCCCCAGCCCGGCAGGAGCCACGATGGGGTTGGGCATCAGCATCCTGCTGATTTTCGCTTACTACGTGCTGATGTTCCTGGGCATGGCTGGGGGACAACTGGGCTGGCTCGCGCCCTGGTTCGCGGCCTGGCTGCCCAATCTGGCGGCCGGCGCCCTGGGGGCCTGGCGCGTGGGGAGATGGGTGGCCCGGGTCCCCTGA
- the ahcY gene encoding adenosylhomocysteinase gives MTVKQHDYKVADISLADWGRKEIRIAEKEMPGLMALRERYKGQKPLAGARIAGSLHMTIQTAVLIETLIDLGAEVRWSSCNIFSTQDHAAAAMAAAGVPVFAWKGETEEEYWWCIDQTLRWPDGRGLNMILDDGGDLTLVVHEKHPDLLAEVKGISEETTTGVHRLYQMMERNELKVPAINVNDSVTKSKFDNLYGCRESLADGIKRATDVMVAGKVVVVAGYGDVGKGSAQSMRGFGARVLVTEIDPICALQAAMEGFEVVTMEDAAPVADIFVTATGCHGIIRPEHLQVMKDDAIICNIGHFDCEIDIAWLEANAKKDTVKPQVDRYTLDNGRGVIVLASGRLVNLGCATGHPSFVMSTSFTNQVLAQISLWKDSYPLGVHVLPKKLDEEVARLHLEKLGVKLTRLTHDQADYLGLPVDGPYKPSHYRY, from the coding sequence ATGACAGTGAAACAGCACGACTACAAAGTTGCAGACATTTCCCTCGCCGATTGGGGCCGCAAGGAAATCCGCATTGCGGAGAAGGAAATGCCCGGTTTGATGGCGCTGCGGGAGCGCTACAAGGGACAAAAGCCTCTCGCCGGGGCCCGCATCGCGGGCTCGTTGCACATGACGATTCAAACCGCCGTGCTGATTGAAACGCTGATCGACCTGGGCGCCGAGGTGCGCTGGTCCAGCTGCAATATTTTCTCCACTCAGGACCATGCCGCGGCGGCCATGGCGGCTGCCGGCGTGCCCGTGTTCGCCTGGAAGGGCGAGACCGAGGAAGAGTACTGGTGGTGCATCGACCAGACGCTGCGCTGGCCGGATGGGCGTGGCCTCAACATGATTCTCGATGACGGCGGCGACCTGACCCTGGTGGTGCATGAGAAGCATCCAGACCTGCTGGCCGAAGTGAAGGGCATTTCGGAGGAGACCACCACGGGCGTGCACCGTCTCTACCAGATGATGGAGCGCAACGAACTCAAGGTTCCGGCCATCAACGTCAATGACTCCGTGACCAAGTCGAAGTTCGACAACCTTTACGGTTGCCGGGAATCTTTGGCCGACGGCATCAAGCGCGCCACTGACGTCATGGTGGCGGGTAAGGTGGTCGTGGTGGCCGGCTACGGCGACGTCGGCAAGGGCTCTGCTCAGTCGATGCGTGGCTTCGGGGCTCGGGTGCTGGTGACGGAAATCGACCCGATTTGTGCCCTCCAGGCGGCGATGGAAGGCTTCGAAGTGGTCACGATGGAAGACGCGGCCCCCGTGGCCGACATTTTCGTCACGGCAACGGGCTGCCACGGCATCATCCGGCCCGAGCACCTGCAAGTGATGAAGGACGACGCGATCATCTGCAACATCGGTCACTTCGACTGTGAGATCGACATCGCCTGGCTGGAAGCCAACGCCAAGAAGGATACGGTCAAGCCGCAAGTGGACCGCTACACCCTCGACAACGGTCGCGGCGTGATTGTGTTGGCATCTGGTCGCCTGGTCAACCTCGGCTGCGCGACGGGACACCCCTCGTTCGTGATGAGCACCTCGTTCACGAACCAGGTGCTGGCCCAGATTTCCCTTTGGAAGGACAGCTACCCGCTGGGCGTCCACGTGTTGCCCAAGAAACTGGACGAGGAGGTGGCCCGCCTTCACCTGGAGAAGCTGGGCGTGAAGCTGACCCGTCTGACCCACGATCAGGCGGACTATCTGGGCTTGCCGGTCGATGGGCCGTACAAGCCGAGCCACTACCGCTACTGA
- a CDS encoding CBS domain-containing protein — translation MTRHVVAVTPATLLPEAARILKQEDIGVLPIVEPDGSLRGILTDRDITVRAVAEGSDVRHVTAGEVCTHEPVLTVFPETSLSEAEAVMRRHRVRRLPIVSDERQLVGMLSLADIIQHADADSWQGVLLEVSRPGGEHTQRFEGESAALP, via the coding sequence ATGACTCGCCATGTGGTGGCCGTGACCCCGGCGACCCTGCTACCGGAAGCCGCGCGCATCCTGAAGCAGGAAGACATCGGGGTCTTGCCGATCGTGGAACCCGACGGCAGTCTGCGCGGGATCCTGACGGACCGGGACATCACCGTGCGGGCGGTGGCCGAGGGCTCGGACGTGCGCCACGTGACAGCGGGGGAAGTCTGTACCCACGAACCAGTGCTCACCGTATTTCCAGAGACTTCGTTAAGCGAGGCCGAAGCCGTGATGCGTCGGCACCGGGTGCGTCGCTTGCCAATCGTCTCGGACGAGCGACAACTGGTCGGCATGCTCTCCCTGGCGGACATCATTCAACACGCTGACGCCGACAGCTGGCAGGGCGTGTTGCTGGAAGTCAGCCGGCCAGGCGGGGAACACACCCAACGTTTCGAGGGGGAAAGTGCAGCTTTACCCTGA
- a CDS encoding DUF4332 domain-containing protein yields MRHSLLSFLALSTLALGACAPSVGQPLAVATSASLRSASLTDEGSLVFDKTVVYRTVEVLGVGATYQSKLDAQGIKTVNQLLLAGTTPSARRRLAEATGISPKLVLRWINHADLMRVTGCGPEYARLLELAGVDTVLELARRNSVSLAARLASANDLGAGKRCVHRLPNVTTTTRWVDNAQRFVRLVTY; encoded by the coding sequence ATGCGCCATTCACTGCTTTCATTCCTCGCCCTCTCCACGCTTGCCCTCGGGGCCTGCGCACCATCGGTCGGCCAACCGCTCGCCGTCGCCACTTCTGCGTCCCTGCGCAGCGCGTCGCTGACAGACGAAGGCAGCCTCGTCTTCGACAAGACCGTCGTCTACCGAACCGTCGAGGTCTTGGGCGTGGGGGCCACCTATCAAAGCAAACTCGATGCCCAAGGCATCAAGACCGTCAACCAGCTGCTGTTGGCAGGGACCACGCCCAGCGCCCGTCGCCGGCTGGCCGAAGCCACCGGAATCAGCCCGAAGCTGGTCCTGCGCTGGATCAACCACGCAGACCTGATGCGCGTGACGGGATGCGGCCCCGAGTACGCCCGCCTGCTCGAACTGGCTGGTGTCGATACCGTGCTGGAACTGGCACGTCGCAACTCGGTCTCCCTGGCTGCACGCCTCGCTTCCGCCAATGACCTCGGGGCAGGCAAGCGTTGCGTCCATCGCTTGCCCAACGTGACCACCACGACCCGCTGGGTCGACAACGCCCAGCGGTTCGTCCGGCTGGTGACCTACTGA